The Symphalangus syndactylus isolate Jambi chromosome 11, NHGRI_mSymSyn1-v2.1_pri, whole genome shotgun sequence genome contains a region encoding:
- the FHOD1 gene encoding FH1/FH2 domain-containing protein 1 isoform X1: MAGGEDRGDGEPVSVVTVRVQYLEDTDPFACANFPEPRRAPTCSLDGALPLGAQIPAVHRLLGAPLKLEDCALQVSPSGYYLDPELSLEEQREMLEGFYEEISKGRKPTLILRTQLSVKVNAILEKLYSSSGPELRRSLFSLKQIFQEDKDLVPEFVHSEGLSCLIRVGAAADHNYQSYILRALGQLMLFVDGMLGVVAHSETIQWLYTLCASLSRLVVKTALKLLLVFVEYSENNAPLFIRAVNSVASTTGAPPWANFVSILEEKNGADPELLVYTVTLINKTLAALPDQDSFYDLTDALEQQGMEALVQRHLGTAGTDVDLRTQLVLYENALKLEDGDIEEVPGAGGRRERRKPSSEEGKRSRRSLEGGGCPARAPEPGPTGPASPVGPTSSTGPALLTGPASSTVGPPSGLQASVNLFPTISVAPSADTSSERSIYKLHQTAPVWAPESPPVPQSPPGQARLEARFLENVAAAETEKQVALAQGRAETLAGAMPNEADGHPDARQLWDSLETAPAPRTPQSPAPCVLLRAQRSLEPEPKEPLIPASPKAEPIWELPTRAPKLSIGDLDFSDLGEDEDQDMLNVESVEAGKEVPAPSPPLPLLLGVPPPPPPPPPPPIKGPFPPPPPLPLAAPLPHSVPDSSALPTKRKTVKLFWRELKLAGGHGVSASRFGPCATLWASLEPVSVDTARLEHLFESRAKEVLPSKKAGEGRRTMTTVLDPKRSNAINIGLTTLPPVHVIKAALLNFDEFAVSKDGIEKLLTMTPTEEEQQKIEEAQLANPDIPLGPAENFLMTLASIGGLAARLQLWAFKLDYDSMEREIAEPLFDLKVGMEQLVQNATFRCILATLLAVGNFLNGSQSSGFELSYLEKVSEVKDTVRRQSLLHHLCSLVLQTRPESSDLYSEIPALTRCAKVDFEQLTENLGQLERRSRAAEESLRSLAKHELAPALRARLTHFLAQCARRVAMLRIVHRRVCNRFHAFLLYLGYTPQAAREVRITQFCHTLREFALEYRTCRERVLQQQQKRATCRERNKTRGRMITETEKFSGVAGEAPSNPSVPVAVSSGPGRGDADSHASMKSLLTSRPEDTTHNRRSRGMVQSSSPIMPTVGPSTASPEEPPGSSLPSDTSDEIMDLLVQSVTKSSPRALAARERKRSRGNRKSLRRTLKSGLGDDLVQALGLSKGPGLEV; the protein is encoded by the exons TTGGAGGATTGTGCTCTGCAAGTGTCTCCCTCTGGATACTACCTGGACCCCGAGCTGTCCCTGGAAGAGCAGCGGGAGATGCTGGAGGGCTTCTATGAAGAGATCAG CAAAGGGCGGAAGCCCACGCTGATCCTTCGGACCCAGCTCTCTGTGAAGGTCAACGCTATCTTGG AAAAGCTGTATAGCTCCAGTGGTCCTGAGCTCCGCCGCTCCCTCTTCTCACTGAAGCAGATCTTCCAG GAGGACAAAGACCTGGTGCCTGAATTCGTGCATTCAGAGGGGCTGAGCTGCCTGATCCGTGTGGGTGCTGCTGCTGACCACAACTACCAGAGCTACATCCTTAGAG CGCTCGGCCAGCTGATGCTCTTTGTGGATGGAATGCTAGGGGTGGTGGCCCACAGTGAGACTATTCAGTGGCTGTACACATTGTGTGCCAGCCTG TCCCGCTTGGTGGTGAAGACAGCCCTGAAGCTGCTGTTGGTGTTTGTAGAATACTCCGAAAACAACGCACCGCTGTTCATCCGTGCAGTGAACTCTGTGGCCAGCACCACCG GTGCTCCTCCCTGGGCCAATTTTGTGTCCATCCTGGAGGAGAAGAATGGCGCTGACCCTGAGTTGTTGGTGTACACGGTCACCCTCATCAACAAG ACGCTGGCGGCGCTCCCGGACCAGGACTCCTTCTACGATTTGACGGATGCACTGGAGCAGCAGGGCATGGAAGCGCTGGTCCAGCGCCACCTGGGTACTGCGGGCACTGACGTCGACCTGCGCACGCAGCTTGTGCTCTACGAG AACGCCCTGAAATTGGAGGATGGAGACATCGAAGAAGTCCCAGGCGCCGGTGGGCGGCGAGAACGACGAAAGCCTTCTTCTGAGGAGGGCAAGAGGAGCCGCCGTTCTCTGGAAGGCGGGGGCTGCCCCGCGCGTGCCCCGGAACCTGG CCCCACAGGCCCCGCCTCACCGGTAGGCCCCACCTCTTCCACTGGCCCCGCCCTGCTGACAGGCCCCGCCTCCAGCACTGTGGGCCCTCCCTCCGGCCTCCAAGCTTCAGTGAACCTTTTTCCTACCATCTCTGTGGCACCCTCAGCTGACACCTCCAGCGAGAGGAGCATCTACAA acTTCACCAAACTGCTCCCGTTTG GGCCCCTGAGAGCCCACCCGTCCCCCAGTCCCCTCCTGggcaggccaggctgga AGCCCGGTTCCTGGAGAATGTGGCGGCAGCAGAAACAGAGAAGCAGGTTGCGCTGGCCCAGGGCCGGGCAGAGACACTGGCTGGGGCCATGCCCAATGAGGCGGATGGACACCCAG ATGCCCGGCAACTCTGGGACTCCCTAGAGACAGCCCCTGCACCCAGAACACCCCAGAGCCCTGCCCCCTGTGTCCTGCTCCGGGCCCAGCGAAGCCTTGAGCCAGAGCCCAAGGAGCCACTGATACCAGCAAGCCCCAAGGCTGAGCCCATCTGGGAGCTCCCTACCCGTGCACCCAAGCTCTCTATTGGGGACCTGGACTTTTCAGATCTAGGGGAGGATGAAGACCAGGACATGCTGAATGTAGAGTCTGTGGAGGCTGGGAAAGAGGTCCCAGCTCCCTCACCCCCACTGCCTCTGCTCTTGGGagtccccccacctcccccacctccacctcccccacccATCAAAGGCCccttcccaccacctccacctctacCTCTGGCTGCCCCACTTCCCCATTCAGTGCCTGACAGCTCAGCCCTCCCCACCAAGAGGAAGACAGTAAAACTTTTCTGGCGTGAGCTAAAGCTGGCTGGGGGCCATGGAGTCTCTGCAAGCCGCTTTGGGCCCTGCGCCACCCTCTGGGCTTCACTGGAGCCTGTCTCAGTGGACACTGCCCGGCTGGAACACCTCTTTGAGTCTCGTGCCAAAGAGGTGCTGCCCTCCAAG AAAGCTGGAGAGGGCCGCCGGACAATGACCACAGTGCTGGACCCCAAGCGCAGCAACGCCATCAACATTGGCCTAACCACACTGCCACCTGTGCATGTCATTAAGGCTGCCCTGCTCAACTTTGATGAATTTGCTGTCAGCAAGGATGGCATTGAG AAGCTACTGACCATGACGCCCACGGAGGAAGAGCAGCAGAAGATTGAGGAAGCCCAGCTGGCCAACCCTGACATACCCCTGGGCCCAGCCGAGAACTTCCTGATGACTCTTGCCTCCATTGGCGGCCTCGCTGCTCGTCTACAACTCTGGGCCTTCAAGCTGGACTATGACAGCATGGAGCGG GAAATTGCTGAGCCACTGTTTGACCTGAAAGTGGGTATGGAACAGCTCGTACAGAATGCCACCTTCCGCTGCATCCTGGCTACCCTCCTAGCTGTGGGCAACTTCCTCAATGGCTCCCAG AGCAGCGGCTTTGAGCTGAGCTACCTGGAGAAGGTGTCAGAGGTGAAGGACACGGTGCGTCGACAGTCACTGCTACACCACCTCTGCTCCCTAGTGCTCCAGACCCGGCCTGAGTCCTCCGACCTCTATTCAGAAATCCCTGCCCTGACTCGCTGTGCCAAG GTGGACTTTGAACAGCTGACTGAGAACCTGGGGCAGCTGGAGCGCCGGAGCCGGGCAGCCGAGGAGAGCCTGCGGAGCTTGGCCAAGCATGAGCTGGCCCCAGCCCTGCGTGCCCGCCTCACCCACTTCCTGGCCCAGTGTGCCCGCCGTGTTGCCATGCTGAGGATAGTGCACCGCCGTGTCTGCAATAG GTTCCATGCCTTCCTGCTCTACCTGGGCTACACCCCGCAGGCGGCCCGTGAAGTGCGCATCACGCAGTTCTGCCACACGCTGCGGGAATTTGCGCTTGAGTATCGGACTTGCCGGGAACGAGTGctacagcagcagcagaagcgGGCCACATGCCGTGAGCGCAACAAGACCCGGGGACGCATGATCACCGAG acAGAGAAGTTCTCaggtgtggctggggaagcccccAGCAACCCCTCTGTTCCAGTAGCAGTGAGCAGCGGGCCAGGCCGGGGAGATGCTGACAGTCATGCTAGTATGAAGAGTCTGCTGACCAGCAGGCCTGAGGACACCACACACAATCGCCGCAGCAGAG GCATGGTCCAGAGCAGCTCCCCAATCATGCCCACAGTGGGGCCCTCCACTGCATCCCCAGAGGAACCCCCAGGCTCCAGTTTACCCAGTGATACATCAGATGAGATCATGGACCTTCTGGTGCAGTCAGTGACCAAGAGCAGTCCTCGTGCCTTAGCTGCTAGGGAACGCAAGCGTTCCCGTGGCAACCGCAAGTCTT TGAGACGGACGTTAAAGAGCGGGCTCGGAGATGACCTGGTGCAGGCACTGGGACTGAGCAAGGGTCCTGGCCTGGAGGTGTGA
- the FHOD1 gene encoding FH1/FH2 domain-containing protein 1 isoform X2: protein MAGGEDRGDGEPVSVVTVRVQYLEDTDPFACANFPEPRRAPTCSLDGALPLGAQIPAVHRLLGAPLKLEDCALQVSPSGYYLDPELSLEEQREMLEGFYEEISKGRKPTLILRTQLSVKVNAILEKLYSSSGPELRRSLFSLKQIFQEDKDLVPEFVHSEGLSCLIRVGAAADHNYQSYILRALGQLMLFVDGMLGVVAHSETIQWLYTLCASLSRLVVKTALKLLLVFVEYSENNAPLFIRAVNSVASTTGAPPWANFVSILEEKNGADPELLVYTVTLINKTLAALPDQDSFYDLTDALEQQGMEALVQRHLGTAGTDVDLRTQLVLYENALKLEDGDIEEVPGAGGRRERRKPSSEEGKRSRRSLEGGGCPARAPEPGPTGPASPVGPTSSTGPALLTGPASSTVGPPSGLQASVNLFPTISVAPSADTSSERSIYKARFLENVAAAETEKQVALAQGRAETLAGAMPNEADGHPDARQLWDSLETAPAPRTPQSPAPCVLLRAQRSLEPEPKEPLIPASPKAEPIWELPTRAPKLSIGDLDFSDLGEDEDQDMLNVESVEAGKEVPAPSPPLPLLLGVPPPPPPPPPPPIKGPFPPPPPLPLAAPLPHSVPDSSALPTKRKTVKLFWRELKLAGGHGVSASRFGPCATLWASLEPVSVDTARLEHLFESRAKEVLPSKKAGEGRRTMTTVLDPKRSNAINIGLTTLPPVHVIKAALLNFDEFAVSKDGIEKLLTMTPTEEEQQKIEEAQLANPDIPLGPAENFLMTLASIGGLAARLQLWAFKLDYDSMEREIAEPLFDLKVGMEQLVQNATFRCILATLLAVGNFLNGSQSSGFELSYLEKVSEVKDTVRRQSLLHHLCSLVLQTRPESSDLYSEIPALTRCAKVDFEQLTENLGQLERRSRAAEESLRSLAKHELAPALRARLTHFLAQCARRVAMLRIVHRRVCNRFHAFLLYLGYTPQAAREVRITQFCHTLREFALEYRTCRERVLQQQQKRATCRERNKTRGRMITETEKFSGVAGEAPSNPSVPVAVSSGPGRGDADSHASMKSLLTSRPEDTTHNRRSRGMVQSSSPIMPTVGPSTASPEEPPGSSLPSDTSDEIMDLLVQSVTKSSPRALAARERKRSRGNRKSLRRTLKSGLGDDLVQALGLSKGPGLEV, encoded by the exons TTGGAGGATTGTGCTCTGCAAGTGTCTCCCTCTGGATACTACCTGGACCCCGAGCTGTCCCTGGAAGAGCAGCGGGAGATGCTGGAGGGCTTCTATGAAGAGATCAG CAAAGGGCGGAAGCCCACGCTGATCCTTCGGACCCAGCTCTCTGTGAAGGTCAACGCTATCTTGG AAAAGCTGTATAGCTCCAGTGGTCCTGAGCTCCGCCGCTCCCTCTTCTCACTGAAGCAGATCTTCCAG GAGGACAAAGACCTGGTGCCTGAATTCGTGCATTCAGAGGGGCTGAGCTGCCTGATCCGTGTGGGTGCTGCTGCTGACCACAACTACCAGAGCTACATCCTTAGAG CGCTCGGCCAGCTGATGCTCTTTGTGGATGGAATGCTAGGGGTGGTGGCCCACAGTGAGACTATTCAGTGGCTGTACACATTGTGTGCCAGCCTG TCCCGCTTGGTGGTGAAGACAGCCCTGAAGCTGCTGTTGGTGTTTGTAGAATACTCCGAAAACAACGCACCGCTGTTCATCCGTGCAGTGAACTCTGTGGCCAGCACCACCG GTGCTCCTCCCTGGGCCAATTTTGTGTCCATCCTGGAGGAGAAGAATGGCGCTGACCCTGAGTTGTTGGTGTACACGGTCACCCTCATCAACAAG ACGCTGGCGGCGCTCCCGGACCAGGACTCCTTCTACGATTTGACGGATGCACTGGAGCAGCAGGGCATGGAAGCGCTGGTCCAGCGCCACCTGGGTACTGCGGGCACTGACGTCGACCTGCGCACGCAGCTTGTGCTCTACGAG AACGCCCTGAAATTGGAGGATGGAGACATCGAAGAAGTCCCAGGCGCCGGTGGGCGGCGAGAACGACGAAAGCCTTCTTCTGAGGAGGGCAAGAGGAGCCGCCGTTCTCTGGAAGGCGGGGGCTGCCCCGCGCGTGCCCCGGAACCTGG CCCCACAGGCCCCGCCTCACCGGTAGGCCCCACCTCTTCCACTGGCCCCGCCCTGCTGACAGGCCCCGCCTCCAGCACTGTGGGCCCTCCCTCCGGCCTCCAAGCTTCAGTGAACCTTTTTCCTACCATCTCTGTGGCACCCTCAGCTGACACCTCCAGCGAGAGGAGCATCTACAA AGCCCGGTTCCTGGAGAATGTGGCGGCAGCAGAAACAGAGAAGCAGGTTGCGCTGGCCCAGGGCCGGGCAGAGACACTGGCTGGGGCCATGCCCAATGAGGCGGATGGACACCCAG ATGCCCGGCAACTCTGGGACTCCCTAGAGACAGCCCCTGCACCCAGAACACCCCAGAGCCCTGCCCCCTGTGTCCTGCTCCGGGCCCAGCGAAGCCTTGAGCCAGAGCCCAAGGAGCCACTGATACCAGCAAGCCCCAAGGCTGAGCCCATCTGGGAGCTCCCTACCCGTGCACCCAAGCTCTCTATTGGGGACCTGGACTTTTCAGATCTAGGGGAGGATGAAGACCAGGACATGCTGAATGTAGAGTCTGTGGAGGCTGGGAAAGAGGTCCCAGCTCCCTCACCCCCACTGCCTCTGCTCTTGGGagtccccccacctcccccacctccacctcccccacccATCAAAGGCCccttcccaccacctccacctctacCTCTGGCTGCCCCACTTCCCCATTCAGTGCCTGACAGCTCAGCCCTCCCCACCAAGAGGAAGACAGTAAAACTTTTCTGGCGTGAGCTAAAGCTGGCTGGGGGCCATGGAGTCTCTGCAAGCCGCTTTGGGCCCTGCGCCACCCTCTGGGCTTCACTGGAGCCTGTCTCAGTGGACACTGCCCGGCTGGAACACCTCTTTGAGTCTCGTGCCAAAGAGGTGCTGCCCTCCAAG AAAGCTGGAGAGGGCCGCCGGACAATGACCACAGTGCTGGACCCCAAGCGCAGCAACGCCATCAACATTGGCCTAACCACACTGCCACCTGTGCATGTCATTAAGGCTGCCCTGCTCAACTTTGATGAATTTGCTGTCAGCAAGGATGGCATTGAG AAGCTACTGACCATGACGCCCACGGAGGAAGAGCAGCAGAAGATTGAGGAAGCCCAGCTGGCCAACCCTGACATACCCCTGGGCCCAGCCGAGAACTTCCTGATGACTCTTGCCTCCATTGGCGGCCTCGCTGCTCGTCTACAACTCTGGGCCTTCAAGCTGGACTATGACAGCATGGAGCGG GAAATTGCTGAGCCACTGTTTGACCTGAAAGTGGGTATGGAACAGCTCGTACAGAATGCCACCTTCCGCTGCATCCTGGCTACCCTCCTAGCTGTGGGCAACTTCCTCAATGGCTCCCAG AGCAGCGGCTTTGAGCTGAGCTACCTGGAGAAGGTGTCAGAGGTGAAGGACACGGTGCGTCGACAGTCACTGCTACACCACCTCTGCTCCCTAGTGCTCCAGACCCGGCCTGAGTCCTCCGACCTCTATTCAGAAATCCCTGCCCTGACTCGCTGTGCCAAG GTGGACTTTGAACAGCTGACTGAGAACCTGGGGCAGCTGGAGCGCCGGAGCCGGGCAGCCGAGGAGAGCCTGCGGAGCTTGGCCAAGCATGAGCTGGCCCCAGCCCTGCGTGCCCGCCTCACCCACTTCCTGGCCCAGTGTGCCCGCCGTGTTGCCATGCTGAGGATAGTGCACCGCCGTGTCTGCAATAG GTTCCATGCCTTCCTGCTCTACCTGGGCTACACCCCGCAGGCGGCCCGTGAAGTGCGCATCACGCAGTTCTGCCACACGCTGCGGGAATTTGCGCTTGAGTATCGGACTTGCCGGGAACGAGTGctacagcagcagcagaagcgGGCCACATGCCGTGAGCGCAACAAGACCCGGGGACGCATGATCACCGAG acAGAGAAGTTCTCaggtgtggctggggaagcccccAGCAACCCCTCTGTTCCAGTAGCAGTGAGCAGCGGGCCAGGCCGGGGAGATGCTGACAGTCATGCTAGTATGAAGAGTCTGCTGACCAGCAGGCCTGAGGACACCACACACAATCGCCGCAGCAGAG GCATGGTCCAGAGCAGCTCCCCAATCATGCCCACAGTGGGGCCCTCCACTGCATCCCCAGAGGAACCCCCAGGCTCCAGTTTACCCAGTGATACATCAGATGAGATCATGGACCTTCTGGTGCAGTCAGTGACCAAGAGCAGTCCTCGTGCCTTAGCTGCTAGGGAACGCAAGCGTTCCCGTGGCAACCGCAAGTCTT TGAGACGGACGTTAAAGAGCGGGCTCGGAGATGACCTGGTGCAGGCACTGGGACTGAGCAAGGGTCCTGGCCTGGAGGTGTGA
- the FHOD1 gene encoding FH1/FH2 domain-containing protein 1 isoform X3 produces the protein MASLPPLPSLSPPSAPSKQPFPARCFRARTLEGALPPPQAPHQPGRLQCWGRGERVGLEDCALQVSPSGYYLDPELSLEEQREMLEGFYEEISKGRKPTLILRTQLSVKVNAILEKLYSSSGPELRRSLFSLKQIFQEDKDLVPEFVHSEGLSCLIRVGAAADHNYQSYILRALGQLMLFVDGMLGVVAHSETIQWLYTLCASLSRLVVKTALKLLLVFVEYSENNAPLFIRAVNSVASTTGAPPWANFVSILEEKNGADPELLVYTVTLINKTLAALPDQDSFYDLTDALEQQGMEALVQRHLGTAGTDVDLRTQLVLYENALKLEDGDIEEVPGAGGRRERRKPSSEEGKRSRRSLEGGGCPARAPEPGPTGPASPVGPTSSTGPALLTGPASSTVGPPSGLQASVNLFPTISVAPSADTSSERSIYKARFLENVAAAETEKQVALAQGRAETLAGAMPNEADGHPDARQLWDSLETAPAPRTPQSPAPCVLLRAQRSLEPEPKEPLIPASPKAEPIWELPTRAPKLSIGDLDFSDLGEDEDQDMLNVESVEAGKEVPAPSPPLPLLLGVPPPPPPPPPPPIKGPFPPPPPLPLAAPLPHSVPDSSALPTKRKTVKLFWRELKLAGGHGVSASRFGPCATLWASLEPVSVDTARLEHLFESRAKEVLPSKKAGEGRRTMTTVLDPKRSNAINIGLTTLPPVHVIKAALLNFDEFAVSKDGIEKLLTMTPTEEEQQKIEEAQLANPDIPLGPAENFLMTLASIGGLAARLQLWAFKLDYDSMEREIAEPLFDLKVGMEQLVQNATFRCILATLLAVGNFLNGSQSSGFELSYLEKVSEVKDTVRRQSLLHHLCSLVLQTRPESSDLYSEIPALTRCAKVDFEQLTENLGQLERRSRAAEESLRSLAKHELAPALRARLTHFLAQCARRVAMLRIVHRRVCNRFHAFLLYLGYTPQAAREVRITQFCHTLREFALEYRTCRERVLQQQQKRATCRERNKTRGRMITETEKFSGVAGEAPSNPSVPVAVSSGPGRGDADSHASMKSLLTSRPEDTTHNRRSRGMVQSSSPIMPTVGPSTASPEEPPGSSLPSDTSDEIMDLLVQSVTKSSPRALAARERKRSRGNRKSLRRTLKSGLGDDLVQALGLSKGPGLEV, from the exons TTGGAGGATTGTGCTCTGCAAGTGTCTCCCTCTGGATACTACCTGGACCCCGAGCTGTCCCTGGAAGAGCAGCGGGAGATGCTGGAGGGCTTCTATGAAGAGATCAG CAAAGGGCGGAAGCCCACGCTGATCCTTCGGACCCAGCTCTCTGTGAAGGTCAACGCTATCTTGG AAAAGCTGTATAGCTCCAGTGGTCCTGAGCTCCGCCGCTCCCTCTTCTCACTGAAGCAGATCTTCCAG GAGGACAAAGACCTGGTGCCTGAATTCGTGCATTCAGAGGGGCTGAGCTGCCTGATCCGTGTGGGTGCTGCTGCTGACCACAACTACCAGAGCTACATCCTTAGAG CGCTCGGCCAGCTGATGCTCTTTGTGGATGGAATGCTAGGGGTGGTGGCCCACAGTGAGACTATTCAGTGGCTGTACACATTGTGTGCCAGCCTG TCCCGCTTGGTGGTGAAGACAGCCCTGAAGCTGCTGTTGGTGTTTGTAGAATACTCCGAAAACAACGCACCGCTGTTCATCCGTGCAGTGAACTCTGTGGCCAGCACCACCG GTGCTCCTCCCTGGGCCAATTTTGTGTCCATCCTGGAGGAGAAGAATGGCGCTGACCCTGAGTTGTTGGTGTACACGGTCACCCTCATCAACAAG ACGCTGGCGGCGCTCCCGGACCAGGACTCCTTCTACGATTTGACGGATGCACTGGAGCAGCAGGGCATGGAAGCGCTGGTCCAGCGCCACCTGGGTACTGCGGGCACTGACGTCGACCTGCGCACGCAGCTTGTGCTCTACGAG AACGCCCTGAAATTGGAGGATGGAGACATCGAAGAAGTCCCAGGCGCCGGTGGGCGGCGAGAACGACGAAAGCCTTCTTCTGAGGAGGGCAAGAGGAGCCGCCGTTCTCTGGAAGGCGGGGGCTGCCCCGCGCGTGCCCCGGAACCTGG CCCCACAGGCCCCGCCTCACCGGTAGGCCCCACCTCTTCCACTGGCCCCGCCCTGCTGACAGGCCCCGCCTCCAGCACTGTGGGCCCTCCCTCCGGCCTCCAAGCTTCAGTGAACCTTTTTCCTACCATCTCTGTGGCACCCTCAGCTGACACCTCCAGCGAGAGGAGCATCTACAA AGCCCGGTTCCTGGAGAATGTGGCGGCAGCAGAAACAGAGAAGCAGGTTGCGCTGGCCCAGGGCCGGGCAGAGACACTGGCTGGGGCCATGCCCAATGAGGCGGATGGACACCCAG ATGCCCGGCAACTCTGGGACTCCCTAGAGACAGCCCCTGCACCCAGAACACCCCAGAGCCCTGCCCCCTGTGTCCTGCTCCGGGCCCAGCGAAGCCTTGAGCCAGAGCCCAAGGAGCCACTGATACCAGCAAGCCCCAAGGCTGAGCCCATCTGGGAGCTCCCTACCCGTGCACCCAAGCTCTCTATTGGGGACCTGGACTTTTCAGATCTAGGGGAGGATGAAGACCAGGACATGCTGAATGTAGAGTCTGTGGAGGCTGGGAAAGAGGTCCCAGCTCCCTCACCCCCACTGCCTCTGCTCTTGGGagtccccccacctcccccacctccacctcccccacccATCAAAGGCCccttcccaccacctccacctctacCTCTGGCTGCCCCACTTCCCCATTCAGTGCCTGACAGCTCAGCCCTCCCCACCAAGAGGAAGACAGTAAAACTTTTCTGGCGTGAGCTAAAGCTGGCTGGGGGCCATGGAGTCTCTGCAAGCCGCTTTGGGCCCTGCGCCACCCTCTGGGCTTCACTGGAGCCTGTCTCAGTGGACACTGCCCGGCTGGAACACCTCTTTGAGTCTCGTGCCAAAGAGGTGCTGCCCTCCAAG AAAGCTGGAGAGGGCCGCCGGACAATGACCACAGTGCTGGACCCCAAGCGCAGCAACGCCATCAACATTGGCCTAACCACACTGCCACCTGTGCATGTCATTAAGGCTGCCCTGCTCAACTTTGATGAATTTGCTGTCAGCAAGGATGGCATTGAG AAGCTACTGACCATGACGCCCACGGAGGAAGAGCAGCAGAAGATTGAGGAAGCCCAGCTGGCCAACCCTGACATACCCCTGGGCCCAGCCGAGAACTTCCTGATGACTCTTGCCTCCATTGGCGGCCTCGCTGCTCGTCTACAACTCTGGGCCTTCAAGCTGGACTATGACAGCATGGAGCGG GAAATTGCTGAGCCACTGTTTGACCTGAAAGTGGGTATGGAACAGCTCGTACAGAATGCCACCTTCCGCTGCATCCTGGCTACCCTCCTAGCTGTGGGCAACTTCCTCAATGGCTCCCAG AGCAGCGGCTTTGAGCTGAGCTACCTGGAGAAGGTGTCAGAGGTGAAGGACACGGTGCGTCGACAGTCACTGCTACACCACCTCTGCTCCCTAGTGCTCCAGACCCGGCCTGAGTCCTCCGACCTCTATTCAGAAATCCCTGCCCTGACTCGCTGTGCCAAG GTGGACTTTGAACAGCTGACTGAGAACCTGGGGCAGCTGGAGCGCCGGAGCCGGGCAGCCGAGGAGAGCCTGCGGAGCTTGGCCAAGCATGAGCTGGCCCCAGCCCTGCGTGCCCGCCTCACCCACTTCCTGGCCCAGTGTGCCCGCCGTGTTGCCATGCTGAGGATAGTGCACCGCCGTGTCTGCAATAG GTTCCATGCCTTCCTGCTCTACCTGGGCTACACCCCGCAGGCGGCCCGTGAAGTGCGCATCACGCAGTTCTGCCACACGCTGCGGGAATTTGCGCTTGAGTATCGGACTTGCCGGGAACGAGTGctacagcagcagcagaagcgGGCCACATGCCGTGAGCGCAACAAGACCCGGGGACGCATGATCACCGAG acAGAGAAGTTCTCaggtgtggctggggaagcccccAGCAACCCCTCTGTTCCAGTAGCAGTGAGCAGCGGGCCAGGCCGGGGAGATGCTGACAGTCATGCTAGTATGAAGAGTCTGCTGACCAGCAGGCCTGAGGACACCACACACAATCGCCGCAGCAGAG GCATGGTCCAGAGCAGCTCCCCAATCATGCCCACAGTGGGGCCCTCCACTGCATCCCCAGAGGAACCCCCAGGCTCCAGTTTACCCAGTGATACATCAGATGAGATCATGGACCTTCTGGTGCAGTCAGTGACCAAGAGCAGTCCTCGTGCCTTAGCTGCTAGGGAACGCAAGCGTTCCCGTGGCAACCGCAAGTCTT TGAGACGGACGTTAAAGAGCGGGCTCGGAGATGACCTGGTGCAGGCACTGGGACTGAGCAAGGGTCCTGGCCTGGAGGTGTGA